Proteins encoded within one genomic window of Candidatus Baltobacteraceae bacterium:
- a CDS encoding transcriptional regulator → MPNDDAPFSYPGLERIFHERGRLAICTSLVAQPDGLTFAELQAACDLTDGNLNRHLHALAEDGVVKAEKQRGNGRPSTLYRITKKGRQRFLAYVDELESVVRDVQQRSKSAAHGKLATT, encoded by the coding sequence ATGCCTAACGACGACGCACCTTTTTCCTATCCCGGTCTCGAGCGGATCTTTCACGAGCGCGGACGCCTGGCGATCTGCACGTCGTTAGTCGCGCAGCCCGACGGACTGACGTTCGCGGAGCTGCAGGCGGCGTGCGACCTTACCGACGGCAATCTCAATCGTCACTTGCACGCGTTGGCCGAAGACGGCGTCGTCAAGGCCGAGAAGCAGCGTGGAAACGGCCGCCCGTCGACACTCTATCGCATCACCAAGAAGGGGCGTCAGCGCTTTCTCGCTTACGTCGACGAACTCGAATCGGTCGTGCGTGACGTTCAACAGCGCTCGAAAAGCGCCGCTCACGGGAAGTTAGCGACGACGTGA
- a CDS encoding zinc-dependent metalloprotease codes for MKRAFVAAAVAASALFWLGATGNTSAPSDYAAFTASAHQRAGLFPIWQKDGETYLEVAPNQLDADFLETIVPGNGIGDAPLWWGDTDYLPTQVLRFERRGDNIVMIWRNWYAYTGSNAAAAAGVAGSFPDSVVGFGKIAAENTANGHVVFDLKSLLEDNLDVRNILAGRSIGKSYHLDPSTSYFDSVKAFPENDVFTVSQTWSTDESHKYDAAPDARRLQIRVVYNFVQIPQDDYRKRLMDDRIGLYDDIYVDFSTDTRETRLLPYIIRWDFAHHPMVYYLSNSIPPEYHAAIRDALLEWNMALRRAGTRYGVEVREQPSDPNWDPDDFRYSVVRWLDETRPSFGADSQTLFNPMTGEELRTGILVSSVVGMNPRLTWKYMVDPVRNGRTTDPMPPKFLHDSIFATILHEAGHNLGMQHNFIGHEAYSAEQLQSMAFTQAHGITSSAMEYAPLNLWPQPYKQGEYSQTTVGPYDYYAIHWGYASVPGAQTPEQEVPRLRTWAQGWSNPWTRYASDEDVDYATGHAADPRVEQGMLTNDPMAWCNVQMQMYRTQIAALNTYWPQDGNAFEEERGFFSAMLGRYLRCAGVPAHYLGGQYLSRAHAGDPYAQAPIVPVPLGTQRKAMGVLDAALFNPSALDIPPALLNRLPYSEWAGYGYTSWEGYGNLPLWAYNPPERHDYPLVETINRAQMGAIGYLFQPLVLQRIDDNPLVSTGPTMTMADLFDWLHDGIFNNLRDRTIPLISRNLQIEYVDALQKLVSNPPEGTPPDATALARAALARIARDASSVSHASHDAVTSAHLAELAHKAKS; via the coding sequence ATGAAGCGCGCTTTTGTCGCAGCCGCCGTTGCGGCGTCCGCTCTCTTCTGGCTCGGCGCAACCGGGAATACCTCGGCTCCGAGCGACTACGCGGCGTTTACCGCTTCCGCGCACCAGCGCGCCGGGCTGTTTCCCATTTGGCAAAAAGACGGCGAGACGTATTTGGAGGTGGCGCCCAATCAGCTCGACGCCGACTTCCTCGAAACGATCGTGCCCGGCAACGGCATCGGTGACGCCCCGCTGTGGTGGGGCGATACGGATTATCTGCCGACCCAGGTGCTGCGGTTCGAGCGGCGCGGCGACAACATTGTCATGATCTGGCGCAACTGGTATGCGTACACCGGGTCGAACGCTGCCGCGGCCGCCGGCGTTGCCGGCAGTTTCCCCGACTCGGTGGTCGGCTTCGGAAAAATCGCGGCCGAGAATACGGCCAACGGCCACGTCGTCTTCGATCTCAAGTCGCTGCTCGAAGATAATCTCGACGTGCGAAACATCCTGGCCGGGCGCTCGATCGGCAAGAGTTACCATCTCGATCCGTCCACCTCGTACTTCGATTCGGTCAAGGCGTTTCCCGAGAACGATGTCTTCACGGTTTCGCAGACGTGGAGTACCGACGAGAGCCACAAGTACGATGCCGCGCCCGACGCGCGCCGCCTGCAGATTCGCGTCGTTTACAACTTCGTGCAGATCCCGCAGGACGACTATCGCAAGCGCCTGATGGACGACCGGATCGGATTGTACGACGACATCTACGTCGATTTTTCGACCGACACGCGCGAAACGCGGTTGCTGCCCTACATCATTCGCTGGGATTTCGCGCACCACCCAATGGTGTATTATCTGTCGAACAGCATCCCGCCGGAGTATCACGCCGCCATTCGCGACGCGCTGCTGGAGTGGAATATGGCGCTGCGGCGCGCCGGCACTCGCTACGGCGTGGAAGTCCGCGAACAGCCCAGCGACCCGAACTGGGACCCGGACGATTTCCGCTACAGCGTGGTTCGCTGGCTCGACGAAACGCGGCCGAGCTTCGGTGCGGACTCGCAAACCCTGTTCAATCCGATGACCGGCGAAGAGCTTCGCACCGGCATCCTCGTCTCTTCGGTTGTTGGCATGAACCCGCGTCTCACGTGGAAATATATGGTCGATCCGGTTCGCAACGGGCGCACGACCGATCCGATGCCGCCGAAGTTTTTGCACGACTCGATCTTTGCCACCATCCTGCACGAAGCCGGCCATAATCTCGGCATGCAGCACAACTTCATCGGGCACGAGGCGTACTCGGCAGAGCAGCTCCAGAGCATGGCGTTCACCCAGGCGCACGGCATTACGTCGAGCGCGATGGAGTACGCGCCGCTCAATCTCTGGCCGCAGCCCTACAAGCAAGGCGAATACTCGCAAACGACGGTCGGCCCGTACGACTACTATGCGATCCACTGGGGCTACGCGAGCGTTCCCGGCGCGCAAACGCCCGAGCAGGAAGTGCCGAGGTTGCGCACGTGGGCGCAGGGCTGGTCGAACCCGTGGACGCGTTACGCATCCGACGAAGACGTCGACTACGCGACCGGGCACGCGGCCGATCCGCGCGTCGAGCAGGGGATGCTCACCAACGATCCGATGGCGTGGTGCAACGTGCAGATGCAAATGTATCGCACGCAAATCGCGGCGCTTAATACGTACTGGCCGCAGGACGGCAACGCGTTCGAAGAAGAGCGCGGCTTTTTCAGTGCGATGCTGGGACGCTACTTGCGCTGTGCGGGCGTACCCGCGCACTATTTGGGCGGACAATATCTGTCGCGGGCGCACGCCGGCGATCCCTACGCCCAGGCGCCGATCGTTCCGGTGCCGCTAGGAACGCAACGCAAAGCGATGGGCGTGCTCGATGCCGCGCTCTTCAATCCAAGCGCGCTGGACATTCCGCCGGCGCTGCTGAACCGGCTTCCCTACTCGGAGTGGGCCGGATACGGATACACGAGTTGGGAAGGCTACGGCAATCTGCCGCTATGGGCGTACAACCCGCCCGAACGCCACGATTATCCGCTGGTCGAAACGATCAACCGCGCGCAGATGGGGGCGATCGGCTATCTGTTCCAACCGCTCGTTCTTCAGCGCATCGACGACAATCCGCTCGTGTCGACCGGACCGACGATGACGATGGCCGATCTCTTCGATTGGCTGCACGACGGCATTTTCAACAATCTGCGCGACCGCACGATTCCGCTGATCTCGCGGAATTTGCAGATCGAGTACGTCGACGCGCTGCAGAAGCTCGTGTCCAATCCACCCGAGGGAACGCCGCCGGATGCGACGGCGTTGGCACGCGCGGCACTCGCGCGGATCGCGCGCGATGCTTCATCGGTGTCGCACGCGTCGCACGATGCGGTCACGAGTGCGCATCTCGCAGAGCTCGCGCATAAGGCCAAATCCTAA